A segment of the Mangrovimonas sp. YM274 genome:
TTATTGTAGTCATGCCTGTAATCAGAAACATTATAAAGAAAAGGAGAAACAAAAGAGACGTCAAGAGAGAATTTCAGAAGGGAAGATGGTTGCTCAGTCTTTTCAGAGCATTTTGGAAGATATAAAGGTCAAAGAGTTCTTAAGTTTAAAAGACGCTTCCTATTTATTGAATGTAAGTTTGTCGACCATAAAGCGGGTGACAAAATCAGGTGAACTGAAAAGTTTTAATATTGGAAGCAGAGTTGTGATCTCTCGAGAAGCTATAAATGAATACTGCAAAGCTTCCCAAGAAAGAAAGATGCGAAAAGCGCAGGATGAAAAACCTGTAATATCAAATAAGGTTCGCTTTTTTAATAAAAAGAATTATTATTCAATTGGTGAGATTCCTAACTATTATCATTTATCTCTTAAATCAGTCGAACGCCATATCAAGGCAAATGGGATTGAGAAACTTAAAAAGGGGAGGAATGTATATGTATTAAAAACAGATATAAAAAAACTTTTAGGAGTACCAACTAAAACAGAAATCGATGGTTAATGTAACATTAAGGCAAAAAAAAATAGCGAACAACAAATCTAGTTTGTATTTAGATTTTTATCCCGCAATCATAAATCCTGAAACAGGTAAGGAAACGAGACGGGAGTTTTTAAAGCTTAAAATATATAATGACCCAAAAACCGAAATAGAAAAGGCTCACAATAAAGAAACTATTGAGTTTGCTCAACTGATTAGATCAAAGAGACTGGTTCAGCTCCGCGATAAGGAATATGGATTTAAGGAGAATGTGAATTTGAACATTAATTTTGCGGCATTTTATGAAACAATGGTCGAGGAATATATGGATAAAGGAAGTTGGAATAATTATTTGGCATGGAATGCTTCTTTGAAGTATTTCAAAGCTTTTGCAGGTACCAAATTAAAGACAACTGATTTGACCCTTCTACATGTCAAAAAATTTAGAGAATTTCTGTTGAAAACAGATAATTTAAGAACAGGTAAAAAAAAGCTGTCTAGAAATTCAGCGGGCTCCTATTACAAAAAATTCATCAGGGTTCTAAAGGAGGCCTATAAACAAAATCTAACAGAGACCAATTTAGCATTGCATGCAGAGTATATCAAGGAAGAGGAGACCCATAGAGAATATTTAACTGAAGAAGAATTAGGCATTCTATGGAATACAGAGATTAAGGATGAAAAAATTAAGCATATGGCGTTTTTTTCTGCATTAACTGGATTGAGGTTTGTGGATATAGAAAATCTTCATTGGGAAAAGATTTATAATGATAAACATCAGGGGTGTTATGTACAGTTGAGAGAAAAGAAAACAAATAACTTATTTAATCATCCTATTTCAGAAACAGCATATGAGATTTTGATGTTGCAACCCACAAGAGAAGGTAAGGTATTTGCAGGTATAAAATATTCTCAAATAGTGAGACCATTAAAAAAGTGGATAGAGGATTCAGGAATAAATAAGAAGATCACTTTTCATAATTTCAGACACAGTTATGCAACCCTTCAACTGGCTAATGGTACTGATATCTATACGGTTTCAAAATTGCTCGGGCATAAGAATGTTTCCACAACTCAAATATATACAAAGGTGTTGGATAAGAATAAAGTAGAAGCGGCAAACAGAATAAAATTAAACTTGAATGGGTTATCTTAAAACGTATAATTATTTCTATACTAAAGCAAATAATATAGTTAAAAGGAAATTAGTGGAAGAATTTCAGGAAGCAAAAAAGAAAAGTAAGAATTATAATACTCTTCATAATAACATATTGAATTGGATAAATAGTTATAGGAAAGAAAGCTTTTCAAATGAGTTTGAAACTAAATATAAAGAGCCCTTTTTAATTTTTAAAAATAGAGGAGAATTTTATGAAAGCGATAATCCAGAAGATTTAATTAAATGGGTTTTAGAAGGTGAAATGGAAAACTGTTATGATAATAACAGGTATCCTTATAAAAAGTTTGTGGCTGATTTGGCGTTATCACAAAGTTTAGAGGATATCAGTAGGCATTTTCAAAATTACCGTTTGTATTATCAATTGGTTTATAGATCTGGTATGTACGAGTATTTTTATTTGAAGGATTTCGAGAGGATACTTCCAGAATCTTCTGTTGAGTATAAAACTATGAGGAATAGTTTGTATTCTGAGCGTGCTAAGGAAGAACTCAATCTTCCAGATACATTGCCTAAATCCATTGAAAAATATACGCCAAAAGAACTAGAGGATATTAGCAAGGTTAATAGTAAATTGAAATTATTTAATAATGATGAAAAGTTGTTGTTATTGAATATTTTAAAAACGCATGGGGGTGATATGTCAACGGCTGAATTCATTAGAATCTGTTTAATCACAAATGGGTTGTTTGATTATAAAATTTTCACAGGTGTGGATTATAAGAACACGGCCATTTATAGAA
Coding sequences within it:
- a CDS encoding site-specific integrase, giving the protein MYLDFYPAIINPETGKETRREFLKLKIYNDPKTEIEKAHNKETIEFAQLIRSKRLVQLRDKEYGFKENVNLNINFAAFYETMVEEYMDKGSWNNYLAWNASLKYFKAFAGTKLKTTDLTLLHVKKFREFLLKTDNLRTGKKKLSRNSAGSYYKKFIRVLKEAYKQNLTETNLALHAEYIKEEETHREYLTEEELGILWNTEIKDEKIKHMAFFSALTGLRFVDIENLHWEKIYNDKHQGCYVQLREKKTNNLFNHPISETAYEILMLQPTREGKVFAGIKYSQIVRPLKKWIEDSGINKKITFHNFRHSYATLQLANGTDIYTVSKLLGHKNVSTTQIYTKVLDKNKVEAANRIKLNLNGLS
- a CDS encoding helix-turn-helix domain-containing protein, producing the protein MLVSKKCTFCGKNFKAKTLKTSYCSHACNQKHYKEKEKQKRRQERISEGKMVAQSFQSILEDIKVKEFLSLKDASYLLNVSLSTIKRVTKSGELKSFNIGSRVVISREAINEYCKASQERKMRKAQDEKPVISNKVRFFNKKNYYSIGEIPNYYHLSLKSVERHIKANGIEKLKKGRNVYVLKTDIKKLLGVPTKTEIDG